CAACAGCGTGGTGGCCGGCAACTTGCGGCGGCGGTCGATGCGGACGTAGAGCAGATCCTTGGGATCGAACTCGAAATCCAGCCAGGAACCGCGGTAGGGAATGATGCGGGCATTGAACAACAGCTTGCCGGAAGAATGGGTCTTGCCGCGGTCGTGGTCGAAGAACACGCCCGGAGAACGATGGAGCTGTGACACGATCACACGCTCGGTGCCATTCACGACGAAGGTGCCGTTTTCCGTCATCAGGGGGATTTCCCCCATGTAGACTTCCTGCTCCTTGATATCACGTACACGGCGCGTACCTGTGCCCTCATCCTTCTCGTAAAGGGCCAGTCGCAGCTTCACCTTGATGGGTGCGTGATAAGTAAGTCCCCGCTGCTGACACTCCTTCACGTCGAAAGGAGGTTCTTCCAGGCGGTAGGAAACATATTCAAGCACGGCGTTTCCCGAATAGCTTTCCATGGGAAAGACCGATTTGAAAGCAGCCTGCAAGCCTAGGTCTTCCCGTTCCAAGGGCGGCACATCCGGCTGCAGGAATTGCCGATAGGAATCGACCTGGGTCGCCAGCAGGTAAGGCACCTGAAGAATGGTCTGCCTTTTGCCGAAGTCCTTGCGAATGCGCTTTTTCTCAGTAAAGGAATATGCCATGAATGCTCCAGAGTAGCTAAGGGCCAGTGCTGTCCGGCCTAGCAGGGAGATGTTTCCAGAAATAGGGATCGGCTGGTGGCGAAATCGCCACCAGCCGTTACAGCAGGTAACCTGTAAGGTTACTTGACTTCAGCAGAAGCGCCGGCTTCGACCAGCTGGGCCTTGATCTTTTCAGCTTCGTCCTTGGCCACACCTTCCTTGACAGCCTTGGGCGCGGCTTCAACCAGATCCTTGGCTTCCTTGAGGCCCAGGCCGGTGATCGCCCGCACCACCTTGATGGCGTTGACCTTGTTGTCGCCAGCAGCAGTGAGAATGACGTCAAACTCAGTCTTTTCCTCAACGGCAGGGGCGGCCTCACCAGCACCGGCGGCGGCAGGACCAGCCACGGCTACGGCAGCAGCGGAAACGCCAAACTTTTCTTCCATGTCCTTGATCAGCTCGGAGAGCTCAAGAACGGTCATACCAGCGATTGCATCCAGAATTTCGGCTTTGGAAACGGCCATGATTCAACTCCTGAAAATAAATTAAAAGGTTTGGAATAGCGTGCGATCAGGCAGCTTTCTGGTCCCGCACGGCTGCGACCGTACGTACGAAGCGCGCCGGCACTTCGTTGAGGGTACGGACGAAGGTCGAGATCGGCGCCTGCATTGTGCCCATGAGCCGGGCCAGCAGCTCTTCGCGGCTTGGCATTTTGGCCAGTTGCGCGACACGCTGCGCATCCAGCAGGCTGCTTCCCAGGGCACCCACCGTGATCACCAGGCGGTCATTGGTCCTGGCGAAGTCGGACAAGACCTTGGCCAGCGCCACCGGATCGGGACTGCTGCTGAATAGCAAAGGCCCTTTCAACTGGTCCTGGACCACCGCAAAAGGCGTGCCTTCGACAGCCCGATGCATCAGCGTGTTCTTGACCACCCGCATGGAGACGTTCTGGGCACGGCCAGTAGTACGCAAGCGGGTCAGGTCGGACACAGTGAGTCCCCGATATTCGGCAAAGACCACCGCCTGCGCGCCTTCAAGCTGCGACTGCACTTCGGCTATAACCGCCTTTTTCTGCTCAAGATTCAGACTCACTTGAATCTCACCTCCTCATGACCGGCGGGTCCGGCGGCAGGACGAAACCTTGCCGGACCACACCGTCTACGCAGGGCGACCATCCGATTAAGAGCCGGGACACCGGCTCCCCTGCGGTCTTAGACACCGGCCACCCGGAGGTGACCAGTCCCCATTTCTCCAGATACTGCCCTGACTGCAGGCGGGCATCCTGGAGAAATTCGCTTAAGCTGTAAATCCTGCGTGGTCGACGATCACGCCGGGTCCCATGGTGCTGGAGACCGTGAACTTGCGGAAGTAGACACCCTTGCTGGCGGCCGGCCTGGCCTTGCGCAAGGCATCCACGACAGCCAGCAGGTTTTCCTGCAAGGCGGCCGGTTCAAAGGACGACTTGCCGATGGTGCAGTGAATGATGCCACCCTTGTCCACCCGGAACTGAACCTGACCGGACTTGGCGTTCTTGACCGCCGTTTTCACATCGGCCGTGACGGTGCCCACCTTCGGGTTCGGCATCAGGCCACGGGGACCGAGGATCTGTCCCAGCTGACCCACCACGCGCATGGTGTCTGGCGTTGCGATCACGACATCAAAGTTGAGATTGCCGTCACGCACCTGCTGCGCCAGATCATCCAGGCCGACGATGTCGGCGCCAGCCTCGCGGGCATCAGCGGCCTTGTCGCCGTCGGCAAAGACTGCCACGCGCACGGTCTTTCCTGTGCCATTCGGCAATACGACCGAGCCGCGCACCATCTGATCCGATTTGCGGGGATCCACGCCGAGATTGATGGCCACATCCACGGATTCATCAAACTTTGCCTTGGCCATGTTTTTGACCAGCGGCAGCGCCTCTTCCAGCGGATAGCGCTTGCCATGCTCCAGCTGGGCTTCCATCGATTGCAGCCGCTTACCTTTCTTCGCCATGACTTAACCCTCCACAACCAGGCCCATGCTGCGGGCAGTGCCTTCAACCGTGCGCATGGCTGCTTCCAGCTCATTGGCATTGAGATCGGGCATCTTTGTCTTTGCAATCTCCTCGACCTGGGCGCGCGTCACCTTGCCGACCTTGTCGGAATTTGGGCGCTTGCTGCCGCTGGTGATTCCCGCGGCCTTCTTCAGCAGCACGGATGCAGGCGGGGTCTTGGTCTCGAAGGTAAAGCTCTTGTCGGCATACGCCGTGATCACCACGGGGGTCGGCAGGCCGGGCTCAAGGTGCTGCGTGCGCGCATTGAAGGCCTTGCAGAATTCCATGATGTTCAGTCCGCGCTGGCCCAGGGCAGGACCTACGGGCGGGCTGGGATTGGCCTGTCCGGCCTTGATCTGCAGCTTGATGTAACCAATGATTTTCTTAGCCATGATTTACTCCATGTTCGGGGTACAGGCGTCTTGCGACTCCCCCATATGCTCAGACCTTTTCAATCTGTCCGAAATCCAGCTCCACGGGCGTGGAGCGTCCAAACACCATGACGGATACCCGTACCTTGTTCTTTTCGTAATTCACTTCTTCGACGGACCCATTGAAGTCCTTGAAAGGTCCATCCACCACCCGGACAGACTCTCCCACTTCGAAGCTGATCTTGGGCCGCGGTTTTTCCACGCCCTCCTGGACCTGCTGCAGGATTGCCTGGGCTTCCTTCTCGGTCAAGGGATGCGGCCGCCCAACTGAGCCACCCACAAAGCCGGTCACCTTGGGGGTATCCTTCACCATGTGCCAGGTGCTTTCGTCCAGCTCCATTTGCACCAGCACGTAGCCCGGGAAAAACTTGCGCTCGGAGCTGCGCTTCTGACCCTGGCGCATTTCCACCACTTCCTCGGTGGGCACCAGAATGTCGCCAAAAAGGTCTTCGAGGCCTTCTCGCCGGATCCGCTCTTCCAGGGAACGCTTGACCTGCTTCTCAAAGCCTGAATAAGCCTGGACCACATACCACCGCTTTGCCATGCTAGCTCTCCTGGCGCATGATGAGCTGGACGAGCCACAGCAGGCCGAAGTCCACCATCCAGAGGAAAATTGCGATCACGCTGACCATCAGCATGATGACTCCAGTGGTTTGCACCACTTCTTTCCGGGATGGCCAGACCACCTTGCCCGCCTCGGCAACGGCCTCCCGGACAAAGACAATGCTGCCACGGCCTTTTTCGCTTGTCAGAAACACGCCCGCTGCTGCGAATACACCTACCAGAACTGCCGCCACCTGTGCCAGAGGCTGGGTGGATGGGATCAGAAAATAGGCTAGCACCCCGAGCGTGGCGAGGGCCCCGACGAGGATCATTTTTTGCCGCTCAGACATCGGCGTGCGCCTTGCTTTTGTAATTGAATGGCAGGCCAGGAGGGGCTCGAACCCCCAACCTGCGGTTTTGGAGACCGCTGCTCTACCAATTGAGCTACTGGCCTAAACAGGATTGAAGAGGAGCAGCGATCTGCTCCTCCTCGGATTGCCTTACTCCACGATCTTGGCGACGACGCCGGCGCCAACGGTGCGGCCGCCTTCGCGGATAGCGAAGCGCAGGCCTTCTTCCATGGCGATCGGGGCGATCAGGGTCACGTTCATCTTGACGTTGTCACCCGGCATCACCATCTCCACCCCCGAGGGCAGCTCGCAGGCACCCGTCACGTCCGTGGTGCGGAAGTAGAACTGCGGCCGGTAGCCATTGAAAAACGGCGTGTGACGCCCACCCTCTTCCTTCGACAGCACGTACACCTCGGCTTCAAAGCGGGTATGCGGCTTGATGGAACCGGGCTTGGCCAGCACCTGGCCTCGCTCGACGTCGTCTTTCTTGGTGCCGCGCAGCAGCGCGCCGATGTTGTCGCCCGCCTGGCCCTGATCCAGCAGCTTGCGGAACATCTCCACACCGGTGATGGTGGTCTTGGTGGTCGGACGCATGCCGACGATCTCGATTTCATCACCCACCTTGATGATGCCGCGCTCCACGCGTCCGGTCACCACGGTGCCACGCCCGGAAATGGAGAACACGTCTTCCACCGGCATCAAAAACGGCTTGTCGATGGCGCGCTCGGGCTGCGGGATGTAGCTGTCCAGCGCATCGGCAAGCTTGAAAATCGCCGGCTCGCCAATCTCGCTCTGATCCCCTTCCAGGGCCTTGAGCGCCGAACCCGTGATCACCGGGGTGTCGTCGCCCGGGAATTCATACTTGTCCAGCAGCTCGCGCACTTCCATCTCCACCAGCTCCAGCAGCTCGGCGTCGTCCACCATGTCGGCCTTGTTCAGGAACACGACAATGTAGGGCACGCCCACCTGACGGGCCAGCAGAATGTGCTCGCGCGTCTGCGGCATCGGGCCATCCGCCGCACTCACCACCAGGATCGCGCCGTCCATCTGCGCCGCTCCGGTGATCATGTTCTTGACGTAGTCCGCGTGACCCGGGCAATCCACGTGCGCATAGTGCCGCGCCTGCGTTTCATATTCCACGTGCGAGGTCGCAATCGTGATCCCGCGCTCCCGCTCTTCCGGCGCATTGTCAATCTGACTGTAATCCCGGAACTCCCCACCAAACTTCGTGGACAGCACCTTCGTCAACGCCGCCGTCAGCGTGGTCTTCCCATGGTCCACGTGACCAATCGTCCCTACATTTACATGCGGCTTCGTGCGCTCAAACTTTCCCTTGGCCATTGCGTTCCCCTATAAGACCGCCATCCGATGGCGTTTTACAAGACGATGAATCAACAATAAAAATGGAGCCCACAACCGGATTCGAACCGGTGACCTCTTCCTTACCAAGGAAGTGCTCTACCGCCTGAGCTATGTGGGCACGATATGATCATGGAGCGGGCGATGGGAATCGAACCCACACCATCAGCTTGGAAGGCTGAGGTTCTACCATTGAACTACGCCCGCGCAACTCAAAGCTGGACAACCAGCCACCCCAGCCCACAAGCACCCAGGTGGCGTTAATTTGGTGGAGGGGGGAGGATTCGAACCTCCGAAGGCAGAGCCGTCAGATTTACAGTCTGATCCCTTTGACCGCTCGGGAACCCCTCCGACATAACCGACAATCATCCAACAAACGTCTGCCGGCGTCAAGCTGAATCGTTCGCTGCTGCGCACGTCTAGACAGCCTGACTAAAGGCTGCTAATCCTAATCCCTGTGCGGTGGAAACGCAAATGAATTTTCAGTGGTCGCGCCGCCTTTGTGGCCCTGCTATCAGCAAGGCGTGCATTCATCGGACCTTCGATGTTTTCCCGGGCAAACCCGGCAAAGTACCATGGCCCGATTGCCGAAACAGCTGACATCCACGCTGTCCGGCATGTACTTCCCTGATAGGCTTTCACAGCAAGCCAGCTGACGGCATTCCCTGCCAGCCCACATTGATCTGTCACTCGTATCGTTCACTGGAGCATATCATGCAATTCATGCGGTTTGGCGCCCTGGCTACCGAATCCGGTTACCGCTTCCGACTCTGGAGCACCCGCGCCCGGGAGGCTGCCGTGGTGATTTACAATGATCAAGGCCAGGAGCAGCAGGTGCATGCCATGGACGCACAAGGTGCGGGCATCTTCGAGGCGGATATCACTGGCATCACGCCAGGTGCGCGCTACAAGTTCCGGCTGGATGGATCAGACCTGCCGGACCCTTATGCGCGATATCTGCCCGACGGGGTGCATGGGCCGGCCGAACTCTTCGCCAGCCAGTATCGCTGGCAGACGGCAGACTGGCGGGCACCCGCGCCGGATGCACTCGTCATCTACGAGCTGCATGTGGGTACCTTTACCCCGGAGGGCAGCTATGCCGCGGCCCGGCAGAAGCTTCCCTGTCTGCGCGAACTTGGCGTCAATGCCATCGAGCTGCTACCCCTTTCCAGCTTTCCCGGGACACGGGGCTGGGGTTACGATGGCGTGGCGCATTTTACGCCCTATGCCGGATATGG
This portion of the Thermithiobacillus plumbiphilus genome encodes:
- the rplL gene encoding 50S ribosomal protein L7/L12, which produces MAVSKAEILDAIAGMTVLELSELIKDMEEKFGVSAAAVAVAGPAAAGAGEAAPAVEEKTEFDVILTAAGDNKVNAIKVVRAITGLGLKEAKDLVEAAPKAVKEGVAKDEAEKIKAQLVEAGASAEVK
- the rplJ gene encoding 50S ribosomal protein L10, with the protein product MSLNLEQKKAVIAEVQSQLEGAQAVVFAEYRGLTVSDLTRLRTTGRAQNVSMRVVKNTLMHRAVEGTPFAVVQDQLKGPLLFSSSPDPVALAKVLSDFARTNDRLVITVGALGSSLLDAQRVAQLAKMPSREELLARLMGTMQAPISTFVRTLNEVPARFVRTVAAVRDQKAA
- the rplA gene encoding 50S ribosomal protein L1, whose product is MAKKGKRLQSMEAQLEHGKRYPLEEALPLVKNMAKAKFDESVDVAINLGVDPRKSDQMVRGSVVLPNGTGKTVRVAVFADGDKAADAREAGADIVGLDDLAQQVRDGNLNFDVVIATPDTMRVVGQLGQILGPRGLMPNPKVGTVTADVKTAVKNAKSGQVQFRVDKGGIIHCTIGKSSFEPAALQENLLAVVDALRKARPAASKGVYFRKFTVSSTMGPGVIVDHAGFTA
- the rplK gene encoding 50S ribosomal protein L11 — its product is MAKKIIGYIKLQIKAGQANPSPPVGPALGQRGLNIMEFCKAFNARTQHLEPGLPTPVVITAYADKSFTFETKTPPASVLLKKAAGITSGSKRPNSDKVGKVTRAQVEEIAKTKMPDLNANELEAAMRTVEGTARSMGLVVEG
- the nusG gene encoding transcription termination/antitermination protein NusG, producing MAKRWYVVQAYSGFEKQVKRSLEERIRREGLEDLFGDILVPTEEVVEMRQGQKRSSERKFFPGYVLVQMELDESTWHMVKDTPKVTGFVGGSVGRPHPLTEKEAQAILQQVQEGVEKPRPKISFEVGESVRVVDGPFKDFNGSVEEVNYEKNKVRVSVMVFGRSTPVELDFGQIEKV
- the secE gene encoding preprotein translocase subunit SecE, which gives rise to MSERQKMILVGALATLGVLAYFLIPSTQPLAQVAAVLVGVFAAAGVFLTSEKGRGSIVFVREAVAEAGKVVWPSRKEVVQTTGVIMLMVSVIAIFLWMVDFGLLWLVQLIMRQES
- the tuf gene encoding elongation factor Tu, with protein sequence MAKGKFERTKPHVNVGTIGHVDHGKTTLTAALTKVLSTKFGGEFRDYSQIDNAPEERERGITIATSHVEYETQARHYAHVDCPGHADYVKNMITGAAQMDGAILVVSAADGPMPQTREHILLARQVGVPYIVVFLNKADMVDDAELLELVEMEVRELLDKYEFPGDDTPVITGSALKALEGDQSEIGEPAIFKLADALDSYIPQPERAIDKPFLMPVEDVFSISGRGTVVTGRVERGIIKVGDEIEIVGMRPTTKTTITGVEMFRKLLDQGQAGDNIGALLRGTKKDDVERGQVLAKPGSIKPHTRFEAEVYVLSKEEGGRHTPFFNGYRPQFYFRTTDVTGACELPSGVEMVMPGDNVKMNVTLIAPIAMEEGLRFAIREGGRTVGAGVVAKIVE